AGCCGGGGGAGTTTGCCGTCATGACCGTGGGCGCCCTGAACGCCGGGAGCAAGTCCAACATCATCCCGGACAGGGCCGTGCTGTTGTTGAACATCCACAGCTACGACAACCAGCTGCGGACAAGAGTGCTGGCCGCCATTGAGCGGATCGTCACGGGTGAATGCGCCGCCGCCGGGTCGCCCAGGGGGCCCGAGTTCGAGTTTTATGACCAATTTCCGCTCACAAACAACGACGCCAAGGCCACGGACAGGGTCACGGCAGCGTTCACGCGCCACTTCGGCGCGGCCGCGGTGGAGCAGGCATCGCGGCAGACTGCATCAGAAGACTTCAGCCGGATCCCCGACGCCTTTGGGGTTCCCTATACTTACTGGCTTCTGGGCGGGTGTGAACCGGAGGCCTACCGTGCGGCGGAAGCACGCGGCACGGTTGCCCAGGACATTCCGGCGAATCATTCCCCGTACCTCGCGCCGGTGCTAGATCCAACTCTCTCGATGGGCGTTCAAGCCCACGTTGTAGCCGCCCTGGCGTACTTGGGCGCGACCTAGATTCGGGGCGTCCAGAGCCGGCCCTGCAGCGCATCCGCGGCCGGACTGGATCCTGTCTACAGGGGCTGTTCCGGGGCCGGACGGATGCCCTCGATGAGAAGTTGCAGGGCGCGCTGGCCCACGGCCGTGGCTCCCCGATGGTCCACCGGCAGGGCGGCTTGGGCCATGGCGGAGATGAGCAGCAGGTCATGGTGCTCGAAGTCTTCGCGCACCGACTTCGCGGCCTTGGCGCTGGCCACGAGGACCTTCAGCTGGGCGGTGACCTTGGCCTCCATCTCGTCAAGGGCGGCGATGAGTTCCTTGTGAGTGGAGCCCCGGGCCCAGCCGGCACCGCCGATGTAGCCGCCCAGCACCAGCTCACGCATCCCGCGGTCGCGCAGGAGCTGGTCAGTGGAGCGGCGCAGGAAGTACTCGATGCCCGCCCAGGAGTCCTCGTAGCCGTTGGCTGTGAGGGCAAAACGTTCACCGGCAGCCATGTGTTGGCGGTAAACGTCCAGGATCAAGATGTCCTTGTCCTTGTATCGTCGGTACAGGGTGGCGACGCCCACGCCTGCCGCCTTGGCGACGTCAGCCAGAGGCACGCCCAGCCCGTTCGCAGCGAAGAGTTCATGGGCCGTTTGGCGCAACTGTTCGTCACGTGCGCCGGCGAAGTCGGTGGCGAAATCCTGAGACGGGGCACTGGCGTGGTCGACGCCGGATTCCTCACGCGGGTGACTGGTGGAGCTCGCCTGGGTGTCAAGATGCGGCAGCTGTGTCATGCAGTGCTTGCTTTCGGTGGGAGGGCATCGTCTATTTGATATCAGCTCCAGTGTAACGTGAAACTCGGCACGCGGAACAGCTGTTCCGTGTGAGGTAGTCTATGGGGAATAGCTGTTCCGCACGGACGGCTTCGTTACTCGCAAGAAGCAAAAGGTATATGAGCACTACAACGCAAACGAAAAAGGCCAAGCAATCCAAACTAGCCGCGCCGGATCCCCAGCGGACCACCCTGCGCTGGTGGTCGATGCTCGCCATCGGCATGTCCCAGCTGATGGTGGTCCTCGACGCCACCATCATGAATGTCGCACTGCCCAGTGCCCAGCTTGAACTGAACTTCTCGGACACGCTCCGTCCGTGGGTGATCACCTCCTACGCACTTGCCTTTGGTGGTCTGCTGCTCCTGGGTGGCCGCATTGCGGACCTCATGGGCCGCAAGCAGATCTTCCTCATTGGCTTGGTCGGCTTCGCAGTCGCCTCGGCACTGGGTGGCGCCGCACCGACCTTCGCAGTCCTGCTGGCGGCCCGCGTGCTGCAGGGCATTTTCGCAGCACTGCTGGCCCCGGCCGCACTGTCGCTGCTCACCACCACGTTTACCGATCCGGCCGAACGTGGCAAAGCCTTTGGCATCTACGGTGCACTCGCCGGTGCCGGTGGTGCCGTCGGGCTTCTGCTGGGCGGCGTCCTCACGGAATTCATGACCTGGCGCTGGACCCTCTACGTGAACATTGCCTTCGCCGCAGTCGCCTTCGTTATCGGCTTGATTGCCATCGCACCGACCATGCGGGAGCGCGGGGTCAAACTGGATGTTCCCGGCGCGATTTTCGCCACCCTGGGCTTCTTCTCCGTGGTGTTCGGTTTCGCGAATGCTGAAGAGCACGGATTTGCTGCCGTTGGCACCTGGGGGTTTCTGACCCTTGGCGTTCTGCTCCTCGTCGTCTTTGTCCTGTTGCAACGCAAGGGAAAGTCCCCGTTGCTGCCCCTGCCGATCGTGGTTCACCGTGACCGCGGCGCGTCCATGCTGGCCATCTTTGTAGCTGGTGCAGTGATCTTCGGCGTGAACTTGTACCTGGTGTACTACCTGCAGATCGTGCTCGGTTTCACCCCGCTGCAGACAGGGCTGGCCGTGCTGCCACTGTGCCTGGGGATCATGATCTCCGCCATCATTTCCACATCGGTGCTCATGCCCAAGCTGGGCGCCAAGCTGCTGGTGCCAGCCGGAATGATGGTTTCCGCCATCGGTTCCGTCCTGCTCATGGCTGCCAAAGCCGACAGCAGCTACGCCCTCCACGTGGCCGTGCCCATGTTCATCGTCGCCATCGGCCTCGGTGCCATTATTTCCTCTGCCATGAGCGTCGGCACGTTGGGTGTTGATCGCCACCACGCCGGTGCCGCATCGGCGGCCGTCAACGCTTCTCAGCAACTCGGTGGCTCCATTGGCCTCGCCGTGCTCAACACACTCGTTGCCGGGGCCACCATTACCGCGCTCGACGGTGGTGAGGGCCGGCTTGAGTCCCTTGTGAGCGGCTACTCGGGGGCCTACCTTGCCTGTGCCGTCCTCTTGGTGGTTGGTGCCATCGTGACGGCGCTGATGTACCGCGGCCGCGATCACACAGCCGTTTCCACGGGTGAAGCCGCCGTCCACATGTGATGCGGCGAGGCCGCCTGCCGCCCAGGAACGTGAAACAACGGCGCCTCCCAGCTGCGCACCGCAGCAGGGAGGCGCCGTTTGTGCGTGCGGAAAGCAAAGGCCCGCGCTTTCTTTGGGGGTACAGGGGTATCCTCGGCGCCGATTGCGTGCTGGCGCTACAAGCGGCCTGCAACAGACAAGAAGCCCTGCCCCGCGACGCCTTCCCACTTTGAGCCGATCGCCCTCCGAGGTATAACCGTGCGCAACCGGCTCTGGGTGGCGCCCATGTGCCAGTAAATAGACGCAATGCTAACCATCGGCAAGCTTCAACGTGTTCCCGTAAATCGCGGCTGGGCAGACCGACTTGTAGAAATCGCAACGGAACAAATGAACGCAGCCCAGATTATTCTCCCCGTCAGTCCGTTGACGTCGTTCCAGACCTCATACGATGCAATGCATAAGATTTTTGATGCCGTTCTTGTCAATCAAGGAATCCGAGGAATGCAGCGTGGCGGGCACCTTGCCGTGGGAGAAGCACTCCACGCCCAGCTCGTGCCACGGCCCGGTGATGTACTACGCGATTTCGCTTGGATGCGACGGCTTCGAAACGCGGGAGATTACCCTGCATCCCAAAATCCCTCGCCCCGGCAGAAGATGCTTCCGAGGCGTTGGAAGTTCTCCGGAGCCTGATGGCCAAGGTGCCAGACCTGTTCGATGCCATGCCTCCATCCGGTTAATAGCGGAAGACACGGCATCCAACGATCCGTCTGGTGCTATTCGACCAGTTTGCCGGCCGACGAGACTTCCTTGATCAATTCAGAGATCTCCGCAGGGATCTCCGGGATCTCTTCGCGCACCACACCCTCACTTGGCGACCACACCAAATTCACCCGCAGTGAATCATCCATCTGCGGATAGTCAGAGCGGTTGTGGCATCCACGGGTCTCCCTGCGTTCAAGAGCCGCCTCGAGGGTGGCCCGGGCGGCCAACGCCGAACCCTTCAGGTCAAAGGCATGGGCAAGGTCTTGGTAGCCGGCAATGTCGGGATGGATCCCTACGGATTCCATGCGTCCTTCGATGTCTCCAAGCTTCGCCAGACCTGCCAACAGGCCTTCTTCGTCCCGCACCACGCCTGCATGGTCGGTCATCATATTGCGGATGGCACGCTGCAGTTCGCGAACATTTTCCTGCCCGTCCGCGGCCAGCAGGTCATCGATCTCGGCCCGGGCCCCGGTGATGGCCTCCGCAGAGCGCGGCTGGGATTCCAGGGAAGCCGAGTACTTGGCAGCGGCCTGCGCAACGATGCGGCCGAAGACCAACAGTTCAATCAACGAGTTGCCACCCAGGCGGTTGGCTCCGTGGAGGCCACTGGAAGCCTCGCCAATGGCATAGAGTCCGTTGACATCGGTGCTGTGGTCCTCCGGACGGACCCAGACCCCGCCCATGGAGTAGTGCGCTGTGGGTGCGATTTCGATGGGTTCGACGGTGACGTCGAGCATCTGCACTTCAAGCATGGTCTGATAGACGCGAGGCAGGCGCTCCATGATGGTTTCGCGCGGCAGGTGCGAGATATCAAGCCAGACGCCGCCGTTCTGTGTCCCGCGGCCTTCCTTGATCTCGGTGTAGGCGGCCAGCGCCACCCTATCGCGGGTGGAGAGTTCCTTGCGGATCGGGTCGTAGCGTTCCATGAACCGTTCCCCGAGTGCATTGCGCAGGATGCCGCCTTCGCCGCGGGCCGCCTCGGAGATCAAGGTGCCTGCAGCGCTTTCCGGTTGGATGATGCCGGAAGGGTGGAACTGCACCAGTTCCGGGTCGCGCAACCGGGCCCCCGCGTCGACGGCGAGGCGGAATGCATCCCCGGTGTTTTCGTCTCGGCGCGAGGAGGTGCGGCGCCAGATGCGGGTGTGTCCGCCGGCGGCCAGGATGACTGAGTCCGCGTGGATGAGGTAGCGCTTGCCTGTGTTGATGTCGAAGCCGTAGGCACCGAAAACCTGGTTGTCGCGCACGAGTAACCGGGTGATGTAGACAGAGTCGAGGATCGGCAGCTTCAGCTGTTCGGCCCGGTTCACCAGGCTGCGCTGAATTTCCAGGCCCGTGTAGTCTCCGGCAAAGGCGGTGCGGCGGAAGGTGTGGGCACCGAAGAAGCGCTGGGAAATGCGCCCGTCCTCTTCGCGGGCGAATCCCATGCCGTAGCGCTCAAGGTCGTGGATCCCCTGGGCAGCGCCGCGGGCGACAATCGCCACCGTGTGGGGGTTGGCCAGCATGTAACTTTCCTTGATGGTGTCCGCGGCATGCTGCTGCCAGGTATCTTCCTTGTCCATGGTGCCCAGGGCGGCGTTGATGCCTCCGGCCGCGAGCGATGTATGGGCGTCGTTGCGCGGTCGCTTGCCGACCGCGAGCACGTCGACCCCCATTTCCGCCAGCTCGATTGCGGCCCGCAGGCCCGATCCGCCGGTGCCGATGACCAGGACGGTGGTGGAGATTTGCTGTTCGTTCGGGTTCGTTGTCCTCATGTTTCAACACTAGGAACATGGCCACGATTAGTCTAATGAATCCTTCGACTCATCTCGATGCATATATGCTATCAACATGAACCTGGAACAACTCCGCAGCTTCGTGGAAGTAGCACGCATCGGCCATTTCACGCGTGCCGCCGCACAATTGCACTTGGCCCAGCCATCGCTCAGCCGACAAATTTCCACACTGGAAGTGGATCTTGGCGCCGAGCTTTTCCACCGGGCCCGGGGCAACATCACACTCACTGACGCTGGCGAATCACTACTTCCACTGGCCAGGCGCATGCTCGCCGACGCCGACAACGTCCGCTACGAGATGCAGGAACTGGCCGGCTTGCGGAAGGGGCGGGTACGGCTCGGTGCCACTCCGACGCTGTGCATCAGCCTCGTTGCAGACGTGCTGACCTCGTTCCACGCTGCATACCCCGGAATCGACCTGCACCTGACGGAGCAGGGGTCGCGCGGCCTGCTTGATGAACTGGCCGGCGGCGCCCTGGACCTGGCGCTCGTCACGACCTCGGAGGACAGTTCCGCTTCCTCGGCCAGCTTCCAGCGTGCTCCGCTGCTCACCGAGGAACTTGTGGTTATCGCGGCGAAGGACAGTCCGTTGCTGCATGGCGTGGCGTCCCTGACCCTTGCGGAGCTTGCAGCGCTTCCGCAAATCACGTTCCATGAAAGCTACGATCTGCGCGCCACGACGATGCAGGCCTTCCATGACGCAGGACTCGCCGCCAGGGTGGTCCTCGAAGGCGCGGAAATGGATGCCGTGCTTCGTTGCGTGGAGCGCGGGCTGGGCGTCGCGGTGGTTCCGGCCATGGTCATGGTCGACCGCCCGGGACTGCGTTCGGTCAGGCTCACCGCCCCGCGACTCACGCGCTCGATCAGCCTTGCGCACCGCAAGGACGTGACGTTGACGCGAGCCGCGCTGGCCATGCAGGAGATGATACTCAGCACCGCGGATGTCCTCTCCTCCTCGGCCGCAGCAGGCACGGGCGGACTGATCACCCGGGCACGGTAGCCGTGGTTTATGGGTCGGCTGCGGTGCCCGAAGGCCACCCGCTAGTCTCAACGCCGTTCAGTTAAGCCGCGGCCAAAGGTGTCAACCCGGTCCCGGTGTCCACGATCTCGACGCACAACCGCGCCCTTGAACGTTGGCCCGTGGGGCTTGCTCGCCCGGGCCTGGTACCTGGAATTGCCCCGCTTCACGGTCCGTGGGCCGGTGCGCGTCCCGCGTTCGGGCAGCAACCTGTCCACCACGTGTGCACCGATGATCCCGGCCAGGGCACGCCACCCCGATGGCTTCGGATGGCGGGACTCGACTGTTGGTCCGAGGAAGATCAGGTCTTGGCCGTGCTCAGTGCGACGGTGTGAGTTGACCGGTCCTTGAACGCAGCATGCTGCCTTGCTGCAGGTTGATTCTCGCGCCGATCACCCGCACCAGGAATTCTGCGCCCACATCGCGGATCTGATGCAGCAGCCCGACTGAGGCGAAACTCCTGTCCGCCAGGATGATCATGCCGCGCAGCAGGCGCGGGGTGTAGGTGGTTTCCCCGATACTGGCTGGCCCGAAGACCGTGTCAATGATGGTGCGTGCGGGTGCCGCGGACCAGGTCGAAGATCCACCGCAGCGGTTGGACCCCAATCCGCCGTCGGGCCTGGGTGAGTGCCGAGTCCTGTACCACCCGTCTGCCCAAAGTCCGACGGCGTGACATGCCTTCCGCTGGCCCAGGCGCCCAACGCCGTCGTGCTTCAGGATGAAGAAACGTCAGCGGCGCCGGTGTACGTGGCAAAATCTGGGTTTCCGGTGACCTGGTAGCTGTGGATTGCCAGCCCGCCGGGGGTGGTGCGGCTGGAGACCAGGCGCAGGCCGGTGGGCGTGCTGCCGTCGGGGAACAAGCGGCGGCCGCTGCCCACGATGACGGGGGCCACCACGAGCCGGAGTTCGTCGATCAGCCCGACGGCAAAAAGCGATTGGGCCAGCCGGGCGCTGCCGTGGATTTGGATCTCCCGGCCGGGGCCCGCCTTGAGCTCGGCAATCGCGGCCGCCGTGTCACCGGTCAGGATGGTGGTTGGTTTCCACGGGCCCGCCGTCAGTCTGGTGGAGGCGACGTATTTCGGCAGGCTGTTCATGCGGGCGGTGAACGGATCATGGGGATCGGTGATCTGCGGCCAGTCCCTGGCGAACGCGTCGTAGGTGCGCCGGCCCAGCAGGAGGGCATCTGCCTGGCCGAGCCATTCGGCGGCTTGGTCGATGAAGTCCTGGTCCATGTGCGGGACGAACCACCCGCCCCGGGTGAATCCGCCGCTGGTGTCCTCCTCGGGCGACCCCGGGCCCTGCGACACCCCGTCCAAGCTCACAAACTCCGTCAACGTCAGTTTCATGCCATTTCTCCTGGTGAATTTCCTGCTGGTCCGGCCTGGGCCAGCGGCTTGAATCTGGTGATTGAATTCCCCGACTCGAAAACTACGTTCTCGACCACGGAGAAGTGGGCCGGCGCGAACTTCCGGTCAAAGGCGGGCACGCCGGAACCAATGACAACGGGGTACCGCTTGATGATGAGCTCGTCGATTTCAGAAAGCAGGACGGCCGCGAGTTGCCCGCCACCCGCCAGATAAATGTCCAAGCGTGAGTCTTCCCCCTTGAACCCGCGAATGGTGGCAACCGGATCGGAGTCCGTGACCAACACCTGCGGATTTGTGGAGGCAAGGCTGCGGGAAAAAACGATCTGGCGCAGGTGGGAGTACGGGCTGGCGACCCCCAATTGAAGTGCCGGATCATAGGTCCGCCGGCCCATCACGACTGTGTCGAAGCGGGTGAGTGGCGCGTCTGCGAGTCCCAGGTGTTCCCGTGCCTGATGGGGAAGGAGGTCAGTGTAGTCAGCCATCATGCGCTGCATGTAGTCCGCGGATCCGTTGAAGAAATCGACTTCGTCGCCCGGTCCCGCAATGAAGCCGTCGAGCGTGAGTGAAATGAAGTAGACCAACTTGCGCATGGGAGGAGGCTCCTTCCGTTGCCTTTTGTACCCTCAGGCTAAGTGGCTCTGCGGAAGGTCGTCAACGAATGGATGCGCCCGTCGATCGGGCAGCTCTGCGGCGGTCAGCCGGCCGGGGGGGGGGGGGGGGCGAACCCGTCAAGCAGCCGCGGCAGAACCTGCCAGACACCTTCCTGCAGGGCCGCGACGGCGTCGTTGTTTCCGGTGTGGATGCCGAGGAGGGCCTGTTGGAACATCCCGTCGAACACGGCGTACACGGCGCTCCTGGAGAGTGCCACTTCGGCATGGGAGAACGCTGCGTACGCAGTGACAATGCGCCAGATCATCTGCTCAAGGCTGCCGTCCACTTCGGCGACATCGGCCTGGAAGTCGTTTCCAAACATGCTTTGGTTGCGCAGGTCGTACCAGAGCCTGTGCATGGCTGTGTCGTCACGGGCAGACGCTGCCAGGGCCGCGGCAAAGTCCAGCCGCACCTGCTCGGCGGAGCTTGCATTTACGGCAATTTCTTCATAGTGCGCGATGCAGGCGATCTTGTACTCGCGCACGCAGTACGTGATCAGTTCTACCTTGTCACGAAAGTAGTAGTGGAAAACGCCGTGCGAGAAGCCGGATCCCTGGGCAATTTCACGCAGGCTGGTGCGTGCGTACCCGAACTCCGACAGGGTCGCCAGGGCAGCCGCGGCAAGTTCGGCCCTGCGCAGTGAAAATTTGTCCACCGCTCTGCGTTCAACCCCCAGCGCAGCAGCTGATTCTGCCTCGACCGGTTGTTCAACGGGCATTCCGGACCTGCTTCGACTGGCCATGACCACATCCCCTCTGTGGCCACTATAGCCCCGAAACGACCCAACTCTGGGGGCCTTGCGGTCACCGCACTCCCAGAATTTCGCGCGGGGGATGGGCGCGTGGAGCCTACTCGTCTTGTGGAGCCAGGCCCTTCTGACGATCCGTGCGGTCCGCGTTCATGCGGAGCGAGGGCCCCGCTTCGCCGAGGTGGTGCTCGAGCTCGACCCGTCCATCGGGGGTAAGCGCGGCCGTGTGCGTGGCAGGGGCATCAGAGATGCTGTCGCCCGCGCGTTGGATGGTCCGGGCGCGGTCCTGGGATCGAGTCCGGCGCGGACCATCCGGGGGGTCACGGCCGTCAGAGGTCATGGTGACGACGACGGCGTCGGCCATCACACGGGTGATGCGGGCAAATAGGCTCTGGGCGAGCCTGGTCCGCCGGGTGACCTCGCTGATAGTTGCCCCGGGGTTGCGGGCCATGGCTTCAAGTACTGCAAGTTCAGCGTCCTTGAACCCCCTGTGGCCCATTAGTTTGATCTGGAACGGGGGGCAAGCGGATCGAATTGGAGGGTCCCTGCACTGGAGCTGGGCTGCTGTGGCTGGCGGATGCGCCGGGCCAGGGCCAACGCGGCCAAGGCTGGTAATGCAGTGAGTGCAAAACACACGGCGAACGGCTAGGAGCCGCCGAGTTCGTCGAGGGCGCTGAACACGATGGCTGTGGCCGTGAGCGAAATCGACGCGCCAATGGAGTCGAAGATGCTGAGCGCGGAACTGTTGAACTCCTGGTTCTCAACGGTGGTGTACTCCAGCGTTGAGACACTCGTGCGCGGAGACATCAGCTCCATGCCGAACCCGGCGACGCCCCAACCGCCCATCCCGACGGCGGGCGGCAGGGCAAGGAACGCTGTGGCGCCCGCCGCCGTGATCGCCACTGACAGACAAAGCGCGCCGCACTGCACACTGCGCACGTGGGACAGGCTGGCACCTAATGTGACTCTGTAGCCATGACCCGCCCGCCCAGGTCGTTCCGGAGACTGTCACCGACAACCCCGCTGCCAGTGGCGGGAAGCCGTATCGGACGGTCAGGAGGTAGGGGAGGTAGACGTCCGCACCAAAGAAGGCGCCCGCAACGAGGCCGCGGCTGAGAATCACGCTGGGGAGGCCCGATGCCGGACGGGCGGAAGCAGGTGCCGACGGGTCGGAGGCGGGCGGAGCAGACGCTTGCTCCTTCGAGGACTGGCTCCCCGCCGGCGACTCCCAAAGCAGCCCCGCGGACGGTGGCGGTACCTCGCACGCCGGGGATCCCGGCGTCGTGCTGCAGGGCAATGCGCCCGAGGGAGGCGTGCCGAACGAAGCGGCGCAGCGGGAACCCGTTGGCGACCTTGCCATGATCGTCGGCACCGGTGGAACCACCGGGAAGCCCAAGGGTGTCATGTTGACCACCCGCAACCTGGAGACCATGACGGCCATCGTGCTCATGAGCTATCCGTTTGAGGGGTGGCCCGTGTACCTTGCGCTGGCCCCGTTGACGCATGCTGCCGGGGTGCTGTGCTTCCCGATCCTGGCGCGCGGCGGGGAGATCGTCATCATGCCCCAGCCTGACATCGCCGAATTTGCCGTGCTGCTTGAACGGCACCGCGTGACGCACACGTTCCTGCCGCCCACGCTGATCTACATGCTGCTCGGGCTGGCGGACCTTGACGTCCGGGATCTGTCTTCACTGCAGTGCTTCTGGTACGGCGCGGCACCCATGTCCGTCTCCAGGCTGGAGGAGGCGCTGCACCGGATCGGTCCCATGATGGCGCAGCTGTTTGGGCAGACCGAGGCGCCCATGATGATTTCCACGATGTCCCCGGCGGAACACTTCCTGCCCGACGGGTCCATCGCCGTGGCCCGCCTGGCCTCCGCTGGCCGCGCCGCACCTCTTGTCACGGTCGCCGTGATGGACGACGCCGGGCGGGCGCTGGGGCAGGGGGAGCGCGGTGAGATTGTGGTGCGGAGTTCCTTGGTCATGGCCGGCTACTACAAGGACGCAGCGGCCACGGCGGATGTGAACAGGTTCGGCTGGCACCACACGGGCGACATTGGCTATCTCGACGGGGAAGGGTACCTGTTCATTGTGGACCGGGCCAAGGACATGATCATCACGGGCGGTTTCAACGTGTACTCCGCCGAGGTGGAACAATCCATCATGCGGTATCCGGGCGTGCGAGACTGCGCCGTGATCGGACTGCCCGATGCGAAGTGGGGTGAGCAGGTGACCGCCGTGGTGCAAATTGATCCTGCTGTGCCGGTGGATGTTGAGGCGCTCCGGCTGTTTGTGAAGCGTGAGCTGGGCAGTGTCAAAACACCCAAGGTCATCGAGGTGTGGACAGATCTGCCCCGGTCCAAGGTGGGCAAGGTACTCAAGGCCGAGATCAAGAGGGACCTGCTGGGGCGGTAACGGAGCCACAGCGGCAGGGCACCGTGGCATAAGCTTGCTGCCATCATGCAAGCAGGCGCCGGCAGCGCCCGGGTCTCGGGAACAAAGGTGGCATCCGATGGAGAAATGGCAATCAACAGGCACTGACATGGCCGAACGGGAAATGCTTGTCCGGTGGGAGGACACGAAGGCGGCAATGGCGGTCCTGCCCACTCTGTCCGGCATCGACTACCTGCGCAAGATGGCCGCCCGCGAAGTGCCGGGCGCGCCCATTGCCGGGCATTTCGATATGGACCTCGTGGAGGTCGAACCCGGTACTGTGACCTTTAGCTGCCAGCCCAACGAGTCGCACTACAACCCGATCGGTGCCGTCCACGGGGGCTTGGTGTGCACATTGCTGGATTCTGCCCTGGGCTGTGCCACACACACCTTGCTGCCGGCGGGAATGGGATACACGTCCATTGAAATCAAGGTCAACTATTTGCGTCCGGTCACGGCAGCCAGCGGTCCGCTGCGCTGCACAGGTCGGGTCACCAAGCCCGGCCGGCGGGTGTCCTTTGCTGAAGGGGAGGTGCTG
This genomic interval from Arthrobacter sp. PAMC 25486 contains the following:
- a CDS encoding PaaI family thioesterase, with the translated sequence MEKWQSTGTDMAEREMLVRWEDTKAAMAVLPTLSGIDYLRKMAAREVPGAPIAGHFDMDLVEVEPGTVTFSCQPNESHYNPIGAVHGGLVCTLLDSALGCATHTLLPAGMGYTSIEIKVNYLRPVTAASGPLRCTGRVTKPGRRVSFAEGEVLDNAGRTVATASGSLLIFPIGAAAAG